cttgggggaccatatgggatgtctgggatccaacccaggttggctgcaagcaaggcaagtgctcaacccactgtactattgctctggccccagacagtGCTTCTTAAGTGGTCTGACTCTTCCTGTGTCTCCGGGGATCTGTGGCCTGAGCCCAGCCTGTAGACTGACTGCAAGACCTCTGTGTCTGCTCTTCTTCCAGGCACCCCTTGGCCTGGAGACAGTgcaggccccgcccaggcccacGGATGGATTGCCCCAGGGGTGAGGAGGCCTCTTTTGTCTTTGATTGATGTCCTGGCTAAACTATAGCATGGCAGCTAAAGAACTCTCGAGCTGCGGAGCCCCTCATGTGCTACGGAGCCCCCCATGCGTGGGCTGGCTGGGGTCCAGGCACAACCCTTCCCCCCAGGAAGGAGGTGGCTTCAGGGCAGGACGGAACTGCTGAGAAACTTTATTGACCCCCTGAACCCAGGTGGTGCAGATGGAGGACTCTTATGCACCCCTCCGCAGCCGCCTCCGAAGTTCTTGGCCGAGCAGCTCCCGTTCCCGGCGAGCACCTCGCAGCACACCCCGGTTCTCCTGGGCCCTCCGGATCAGGTAGGGGAtcacctcctccagggagccGTAGGGGATGGACTTATACACAGCGTAGCCAGCCTGCCCTGGGGGcgcggggtgtgtgggggagaatGTTGGCAGGGGCTGGGTTCCTGTTTGGGGAGAGGctcgccccagccccccatctAGAGTATAGACTTCCATTTCCCAGAAACTGGCGGATAGTTGAACAGAAACTCTCtccactgcagggctggagcgatagtgcagcaggcagagtatttgcctcgcacgaggccaacctgagcACCCCCATATAATACCCTGAGGCCTGTCACgagagatccctgagccaggagtaagccctgagcaccgccaggcgtccCCCCAGaatcaaaataaaggaaaacccCCCAACTCGACACCATTGAGGATTGAGCATTACTGGGGAAGAAACAGCAATCTGGTGGTGGAGGCTTTAGCCAGGGGTTAATCTCACAAATTTGCATCTGTTAAATTTCTTAACCCCTGGGGCTTAAGAAACTTCCTGCTGCAATTTCCCGGTGAGGcttgggaaggaggagagggatgaGGCTGGGAGGGAtcagggcccggggtgggggtgggggctggggtgcgcACAGTTACAtacccagggccagggagacatgGTCACACATCCCCAGAAGTTGCCCGAAACAGACAGGCCCATCCGAAGGGATTCCCAGCTCCCACATGCTGCGGAGAAGGCCACCTGTCAGATCTGAGCGTAGCCCTCCACACCGCCTGGCTGTCTCAGCTCTAGGGTCCTGCATCATGTGCTGCTGCTCtgagcaccccgccccccccaagcccccatcaACTACAGCCCGGGAGTACGTGCCTCCTCCTGGACTGCTCATGCCTCCCCAGGACCTGCCCAGCTGGCATCTAGAGGGGTGCCAGGGGGTAAACATTGTGCAAATCCTCCTCCAACCCCCTCAAGGACCTACCAGCCCCACCTATTCCCACCCCTGCCAGTatcacccctcccctctctgcccatcCCTGGCACAGGGAAGAGGAAGGGCTCGGCATTCCTGAGGCCCGTTGCTGTGCCCCATCTCGTACCGCTGGGTTGCCTGGTGCACGGACTCCTCATTGTGGGATGCCACCATGAGATGACACAGGGGGCCACGGCGGGCCACATGGCTCAGCATCAGTTCCAGGCAGCGGCTATAACTGAGAAGAGAGCAGTGGCTGCCAGCGGGGCCCCGAAGACAGGGACACCCCACCTTCCTTCCAGCAGCACCAGCCCCAAGGTCATATTCTCGGTGTCTCCTCTCCCGGCACCAGCACCTGTGGGTTCACCTGCTGGGAGGTGCTGTTGGGAGACGGACGGGTCTGGGGGCACAAGGGCCCCTCACTGCAAAGAAGTCCAAGTGCAGGTGACATTGTCTGTGTAGCACAGAATTCTGAGCAGCGCTGCCTGCTCCCATCATCGGGGAACTGACAGGAGAGCACCCGCCTTACCTTCCCTGCAGGAGACCCGGGTGAGATCCCCACCCTACCTGCAATCAGCAGGGATCCCCGAGAGAATGAAGGGGGCCTCAGAGAACAGTGGGGCTCCACCCAGTGGTGAAAATgagcttttctttgtttcttggccactcccagtggtacttaggaactactcctggcttgggggtgctgggtgggggggaggtcactgctgggagtgctggggattgaacttgggcctcccCCCTCCATGGGGAGTGAAAATGAATGAGGAAGCTCTGGGCTGGGCGCAGCTACCGAAATGAAACGGATAGGGTTGGATGATAGCGGGGAGggctgcctgccttgcacatggctgactcggggtggatccccaacatcccatctggtcctccgagccctccaggagtgatctcggagcgcagagcctggagtaagccccgagcactgctgcgtgtggcccccaaatcaacaacaTTAACCAAAAAATGTGAGCTCGAGAGCCTTTCTTTCTGCGCAGGCGCAAACCTTCCGGGACTGTGGGTAAAGGATTccttctctctgggcctcagtttcttcccCTGCGAAATGGGGGTGATAATAGCAGGTCGCCCACGCGGGCTTGTTTCTTGCATTTGGCAGATCTGCTCTGAGCAGTCACCGTGGAGCAGGCAAGAGTTTAAGCGCGGAGTTCCGCAGCCGCACGAATCAGCGCTCCTGGGCCCACGTTCCCGTGGGAGGGACGGCGGTGGAGGAATCGGTCGGTGTTAGGGAGAAGAATGCATCTGGGAGGGAGTGGGCAGAGGCTGTTCTAGTTTTTGAGGGGGCCTGAGAAAGCAGCAAGaagagcagagctgggggagTTGAGCCCCTATTTCACTGTCCGTGGAAATGGGTCCTGCAGAGCCCAGGGGCCCTCCGGGAGGCGGGTGGGAACAGACAGCTTGGGGTTGCCTCTCTGGGCGTcccaggccagagagaggggCGGCACCCCGGGGTACACCCGCGCGCCCTGGGGCTTGGGGTCCTGAGCCACCAGAGAGCTTTCGTGGCCCCTTATTTTGTCCACCTCTCAGCCCTACCTCTGGCAGGTGGCCTCGTAGTGGGGCTGCGTGGGGTCCTCCGTCCCTCGCAGCCGGGCCCCCGCTCGCTCCTGCTCCAGGTAGGCGCCGCGCACCAGCTTCACCCCGAAGGCCAGGCCCGCGCGCTCCGCGACCTCCGCGGCCTGCTTGAGGCGCTCGGGGGTGTCCTGCAGGGCGAGCTGGGTGAGGAGGGGATcccgcctggtgtgaccccccacccgcaccccaggCTCCAGCGGGCACCTTCAGATAAGCCTGGTAGGTGTTCCACACCCAGGGCCCGCCCTCCGCCGGGCTGTTCCAGCGCAGGGCCAGCGCCTCCACCAGCCGCGTGAGCGCGGGGTTCAGCGACGTGTACTCAGCGTCCACCAGGAGCCGCACGCGCCGGCCTCGGgcctgctgggggccagggagtgTCAGGTGGGGGGGACCCTGGGcctgcggggggcaggggagcggcAGGCAGAGGGGGGCCTGGGCTTGCTGGGGGCAGAGGtgtcaggtggggggtggggggtgtcctgggcctgctgggggcaggggagcgtCAGGCAGAGGTGGGCCTGGgccttgcgggggtgggggggcaggggtgaggggggcctTGGTCTGCGGGATTAGGGGCGCCaggtgggggggggtcccagcAGGGACTTACCTGTACCACCCTGTGCAGGCGGCTCAGAGAGGCCTGTAGATGCCGGTTTTGCTCCGAGTTGAGGCAGGAAACCTGAAGTTCCTGGGGgcatggggaggagaaatgaggCTCAAGTGCTGCCAGAGCCCCTGAGGGCCTcggcccctgtctctctctcccctggaaGGAGAAGGTTGAGGAATGTTAACGGCTCAGAAGCCGCTGGCAGTACAGAAACACATGAGGCTTCTGTAGGATTGAAGAGCCTAGAAACTGGGTTGGGATCCTGGTCCCGCCATTTACTGTGTGGCCTTGAGCAAGTCAGacaacctctctgggcctccaggTCCTTCTCTGTAAAATGAATATCCTCTACCCCCACGGAGTTCGCTGTGTGGATAAAAATGAGTTCACAGGTGAGAGGGGACTGGGCCCATTGAGTCCTGGGGCAAGGATTAGTTCTGTGTTCCTTTCGGGAGTCCAAAGGTCAGAGTGAAGTGACCGAGAATCAACATGTAGAAGGTGCCAggacaggggctagagcgatagcacagcgggtagggcgtttgccttgcacgcggccgatccaggttcgattcccagcatcccatgtggtcgcccgagcaccgccaggagtaattcctaagtgcagagccaggagtaacccctgagcatcgctgggtgtgacccaaaaagaaaaaaaaaaaatgaaggtgccTGGACAGTGGTCGGCTCATCACTAGCACCGCTCCAGAGACCGCAGAGGCCTCACTGCAGCCCCCGATTGGCTCAGCTCTCACCTGCAGCCGCACAGGCCTTCCTGCTTGGCCCTGGAGGTACAGCCCAGGCCCCGCTTAGGGCCTTTGTTCGGCCCGTTCCTTCTGCCTAGCACATCCTTCAGCTTCACTCCCCGCTCTCCAGCCTTTGCTCCAGTGCTGCCGGCTTTGCCTCACAGCTTCATCTGAACTTGCCTCCTCAGCCTCCTTTTCCTGGATGCTTATAGACACTTTTTTTtgcggtgggggggcggggctaaGGTGTAgtttggaccacagctggcagtgctcagggcttactcctgactctgtgctcagagatcactcagggtagtactcaggggaccatgtggaatgctgggattgaacccaggtcagccatgccaaaggcaaacgccctccccactgtaccatcactctccCCTGCTTCTAGATGCTTCACTGGTGCCACACTTGCTCAGATTTTGTTCTAAGGAGCAAGGTGGTATCAGAGGGAGACGCATCTGGTCCTTGTCCCCTCGGCACCTGGGGCATGGCAGGGGTTCAGCAGATCCTCAGAGGGGTGGGCTAGGGGCATGGTTTAGAGTCCTTGCTTAAGGCTTTAATCAACAGTCAGGAAACAAGTTCGTTTGTAACATGGAAATAATTGTCCTAACTTCCtggttggttttgattttggtttttgttttggagccatacccggctgtgctcagggatcactcgggcaggctcgggggaccgaatgggggtgctaggaatcgaacccgggtcagctgcatgcaaggcaagtgccttacctgctgtactatctctccacccccaacactggttgttttttgtttgttttctgtttctctttggggaccacacacagcagtactcaggggctgttcctggctctgtgctcaggagtgaccctggccgtgctccgggatcatatgtagtgctgggattcaaacccaggtcgactgcctGTAAGGTGAGTACTTTTCTCTCTGCATTATCTCTTCACCCCCATTATCTCACTTCTGTGGGGCAATAAAAGAGCAAAAGTGATCTAGGGGCGACTCTGGCCATTCCAGAGGAGCTGGGGAGTTGAAGAATGAGGGCTAGGGACTTGAGTTCTGGTCTGTCCACTAGGAAATGGGAGAGGGCCGGCCCCACTCAGTAACCTCTCCTCGGGTCAGGCTGACGTGAGCACAGTTGCCTCCCGTCTTGGGGAGCAgaagcagggagcagggaggctgAGCCATCTTCCCAAGTACTTTTTCTCCAATTCTAGAACTGTCTCCTGGCTTGGGGCGTCCTCGGGTGGTGCTGTGGGCTGACGGTGGAGCTCCCTATCTATGACAGTCACCCTCCCAGAGGGTGGGTGCCAGGTTCCGTTCCAGACACTTGCCCAATATTTACGCCagcttctttttggggggttatggtttgggtcacacccagtaatgctcaaggtttagtaattcctggctctggctcaggctcaggagttactcctggcaatgctcggggcaccatatgggatgctggggattgagcctgggtcggctgcgtgcaaggaaagcggCCTACCTGCTGTTTCATGTCTCCAGCCTCACTTACACTACTATTATATCCCTACCTtacagaaggggaaactgaggttcagagcaGAGAacgctcttgtccagagtgatacagccggggctggagagatagcacagcaggtagggtgctggccttgcacgcagccaacccaggtttgatctgcggcatcccatatggtcccctgagcactgctgtactattgcttcacccCTCATAGCATTGTCTGGGGACAGTGGCAACTCTGGCGTGTCTCTTCCGGGAGAGATAAGTCACACAGTCAGAAGCACCAAGGGGGGCGGGggatagagcgatagcatagcaggtagggcatttgccttgcacgcggctgacccgggttcaattcccagcatcccatatggtcctctgagcactgccaggagtgattcctgagtgcagagccaggagtaacccctgtgcattgccagatgtgacccaaaaagaaaaaaaaaaaaaaacagagggccTAGTAGAGAAGGAAGCAGCAGAATGAGACTGGCTAACATCCAGCAGTGTCCACTGAAAAATTTATGCCCACAGCCAGGGGTCCATTGTTCTGCCATAAAGCGATTATCCCGTATTGGGCTCGAAGtttaaaccccagcactgcaaaccGACCCACCAAAGTGTGGCTGCCCAGTTGCCCCCAGATAAAGAAAGCACGAGGAAGGAACACTGTGCCACGTGGGTGATGCTACATCCTGAGAGCGATTTGAATTGCTCAGATGTGTGTGCTTGTCAGTGCTCATCAAAGGGTGTATTTCACTCTACCCAGTTCGATGATGTGCATACATTTTGCCTGgaaagaaatcactgtcactgtcactgtcatcccattgctcattgatttgcttgagcgggctctagtaatgtctccattgtgaaacttgttgttattgtttttggcatatcgaatataccacggggagcttgccaggctctgccgtgagggctatatactctccgtagcttgccgggctctccgagaggggtggaggaatcgaacctgggttggctgcatgcaaggcaaatgacctaccatAAGGCACTAAAATCCTAGTGGTGATGGTTGGCATCCTGAGGCCTTGGGGTCGAGAGGGGGGTCGGGGGAGGTGGGGTTCACAACTTCCTTGAAAAACTGTCAATCAGACAGATTGATGGGTGGACTGAGGGGTGCCTAGAGGGACTGGGATGATTTtaagcagtttcttttttttttttttttttttttttttttgctttttgggtcacacccggcgatgcacaggggtcactcctggctcatgcactcaggaatcacccctggcggtgctcaggggaccatatgggatgctgggattcgaacccgggtcggccgcatgcaaggcaaacgccctacccgctgtgctatcactccagccccaattttaagcAGTTTCATAGGTGGCAGGTAGATGGGTATTCACTGTAAAACCCTTTCAATTTTTCtatatgtttatgtttaaaatgttttgcaATAAAATATTGGGGGAAATGCACCCTGAAAcagtagcaccatagcactgtcgtcccgttgtccatcgatttgcttgagtgggcaccagtaatgtctccattgtgagacttgttgttactgtttttggcatatcgaatacatcatgagtagcttgccaggctctgctgtgcgggtgggatactctcggtagcttgccaggctctccgagagggatggaagaattgaacccgggttggccacatgcaaggcaaacgcccgacccactgtTTGCTATCCTGAAACGTATATttggtaaaataaaatcaaaataaagagaccCACATTACGGAGAATGAAGCGATTGACTGAAGCAGGGGAGGGAGTGTAGAAATAGGTTCTGGAAGAGGTAAACACACTGCTTGAATACACTTTAAAGAACAGCACTGGGAGGTTTAGCTGCTCGAGATGAAATAAATTAGGTAGCAGGCAGCGGTAGACAATGGCAGTGCCTGATACTGTGCTACTGTTTGTCTAATATGGACTTCAAACAAAATTTAGCATACTGAGTATTTTCAAAGTATTCTTGAACTGGGTAAATGAAGtagttttattagtttatttttttattagtatttgCACTGATTCTGCAGGTATTAAATAGAATGATCTAATTGGAAAATTTGCTTTTCATAGTCTCAATTTTCACTTAGCAGAATTAaggatttttattaagtttttaaaaagagagagatggattATAGACAGAAATAtgatgggtcagagtgatagtactggcagtagggtatttgccttccatgtgggtGATCTAgggttaatccccagcatcccatatgatccccaagcactgctgggactaagtcctgaggcagagccaggagtaactcctgagtatcacttaTGGCACAacaaccaaataataataataacaataataaaatgggctggagtgatagcacagcgggtagggcatttgccttgcacgcggccgggttcgactcccagcatcctatatggtcctctgagcactgccaggagtaattcctgagtgcagagccaggaataacccctgtgcatctccaggtgtgaccctaaagcaataataataataaaagaaaaaggaactaatgcaaagggcaggagagatagtacaatgggtagggcacttcccagGTTCGATTTTTCTCACcgcacccaggagtgatccctgagcaaagagctaggaataagccctaagcactgctgggtgggcctccaaacaaaatgaacaaaagaaggcagaaagagaaaggaactaatgaatgaatgaatgagcccCAACCCACCAATTCCATGATCCTTTCAGCCAACCAGTACACACTGGCATCCTCGAGTTGACCAGTTAGAATGTGACCCACTGTCTTCTATTGGGACAGGGTGACTGCGATGTGACTCCAGAGCTCCAGGCCCCCACATGACCCATGTCCTATTCCTTCCAACCCAAGTCACTTTTATCCCAATTGTCCTAAGTCTGACAGAAATAACCATAGTTTGATGGTTTAAACATCCCCCTTCGCCCCCACAGTCTAGGGGACTCTGTGTCCCTCGCTTTCCCCACCCAACCATTCCCTGTCTCCTCGCCTGAGACCTGAGGTCCTCACCTGCCCAGAGTCCATGGCTTCTGCCAGCCTTTCGGGGCTCAGCTCTGCGGGCGCCCCTGGCCTTCCGATCCATGAGGTGAGCTCCTTCTGAAACAGTGACCCGTGGGACAGTGAGGGGGCGTCAATCTGAGGACAGCCACGCTCTGTCCCCCCTTCCTGCCCATCGGTTCCTTACACAGAGCCGGGTGCTGGCCAGTGCTGTCACCTTCAGCTGCATGAGTATCTCTCCCGTTGGGCTTGGGGTCTCCAGGAGGTCTCGTGAAAGGTCCACACACTTCAGCATCGCATTGAGGTTCCCCTCGTACCAGGCCTCACTGCCCAGCCAGTAGCAGTCAGGGCCTGAAGTCCCCTAAAGCTCTTCCTGctgtcccaccccacctcttctttttgggtcacacccggcggtgctcaggggttactccaggttctgcactcaggaattactcctggcagtgcttgggggaccatgtggggtgccggggattgaacctggatcggctgcgtgcaaggcagacccctacccactgtactatcgctccggccccctactcACCCGGTCTTGACAGTTGAGTCTGGCTCTTCTTCAGTGGGCACTGCCAGCAGGGGCCGGAGGCCCAGGGTCTGGAGCTGTTGGACACAGCCCCTCACCTCGGCTGGTGTCTCGCCAGCCACGAACTGGCCGTAGATGGAGGCTCTGAGAAGCACGCGCGAGAGTCCCGCACCCAAGAGTCGCTGGCACCAGGCCTGGAGCTGAGGCGACAAGGCACAGGGGTTCAGAACTAGGctctgtgggtgggggggggggggtgtgaggaGAGAAGGTGTCCTGAGATCAGGACTCGGAGTCTCTGCTCACCGCCAGGCCATGGGTGACCAGAGGGGGCCAAGCACACAGCCGCAGCACCAGCAGCGCCCGCGCCAGCTCGCCTGTGCCCTTGAGGTGGAAGGCTCCGCCGTCAAAGCGCAGGGGCTGCCAGCGCCCCGCGGAGGGGCCCGCCCGGGAGCACAAAACTCGCCATGCTCGGAACATCCTGAATCCCTCGGCCCTTCCACACTCAGCAAAGGGGCTTCGGAGGTGGGTGATCCACCTCTGGGGCAGTCGGCCCCGTTACCCAGTGTGACTGATTAACCAGGCAGTAGCCAGGGAGAGGCAAATCTTCAGGATCGCAGGCTCTTGGGGGTGAGCGGGGGCATTAATGATTAACTGATGGGAACAGAGTTcaaagtagggggctggagaagaACCCCCCAGTAGCAGCCCCAGCCCCCGCTCAGCCCAGGAGCTCCCAAGGATTAGGTGCCACTAAATGCAAATTGAGCGTGTGGGCTGGGTTCAAGGCACTGTGGTTCCATAACGTGGGGAGGGTTCCCTAATCCCTCACTGGAATTGTTTTATCTTAACACGGGTAAGAACGTAAGTGCTATTGATCACATCTGAAAACATCCGGAACCTATAATCCAGCCGTCCTGTGCTAAACCCACACTTTAGCACTTGGCTTCCAGCTGCTGGTCTGCAAATAGTGTCATCACCTGCAGGTGACAATGAACTGAAAGCCACTGTCTTAGAGGACTTGAACATGGCTGTCAAGTTTgtataatggggctggagcgatagcacagcgggtagtgcgtttgccttgcacgcagccgactgggttcaagtcccagcatcccatacggtcccctgagcaccgccagggctaattcctgagttcagagccaggagtaacccttgtgcatcaacaggagtgacccacaaagcaaaaaaaaaaaaaaaaaagcaggtcaaggggctggagaaaaagcACCCCAGCTAGGGtgcttgggcatttgccttgcatgcagccaagccaaaTTTgaccccaagccttccaggagtgatccctgagtgaagagtataagtaagccttgatcactgctaggtgtggccctcaacccccactcaaacaaacaaacaaacaaacaaaagtctatCACAGACTAATTTAATGCAATTAATTAGAAATGCTTATGActcatagattaaaaaataaaacaacctacTGAAATAGCACAAGGGCTTAAGGGCCTCAAAAATgtgtggtcatgagttcaaatcccaggtgTCCCACATATGCCCTGCACCAGGATATCCTGGCAGTCCTGCTGGGCAACACTGGTCAATACTGGGCAACACAGTCCAGCCTGGGCAACACTGATGTCTGTTACCCCGTTGCTGCAAGTGATTTCCAACTAAACCCCAGTCAGGGATGTTTGAGCACCACAGAAATAGGTGCAACCCAAGGGGAACCCTAAAGGTTGCAGAAGTATCACCACCAGGAAGTACAGCCTCCAGGAaatatgtgtgagcactgcagggactCCCCCCACTCTTTTCGGGCTTTAATTCAAAGCATGAGCACATGTGTAGGCACCACAGCTAAAGGGCTGCAGCCTCGAGAGGTCCACAGCCAGGAACCGCAGTGCCAGCAGTGTCAGCAGCATCGTCAGCTAAATACATACACTTAATATTTTTGatcttcacttatttttttttttgctttttttgggggggggtcacacccagcgatgctcaggggttactcctggctttgcactcaggaattactcctggcggtgcttgggggaccatatgggatgccggggatcgaacccgggtcagccgcgtgcaaggcaaacgccctacccgctgtgctatcgctctggcccttcacttattttttaagtattttaaaagatatatacataccgcttggagagcctggcaagctactgagagtatcccacccacacggcagagcctggcaaactacccgtggtgtattcgatatgccaaaaacagtaatgataggtctcatcccctgaccctgaaagagcctccaatcgttgggaaagacgagtaaaaagaagctgctaaaatctcagggctgagtgtaatagagacattactggtgcccgcttgagtaaatggacgaacaacgggatgacagtgacagtgacttattttttattaaaattgtttataaatacATACAGTTTAAAGCCAGAAGATTTTAATGAaagctggaggggctggggcaataatacagtggatagggcacttgctttatatgcagtggatccaggttagattcccagcatcccatatggttccctgagcactaccaggagtgatccctgagtgcaaagccaggagtaagccctgagcaccgtgagtTGTgtcccaaa
This Sorex araneus isolate mSorAra2 chromosome 8, mSorAra2.pri, whole genome shotgun sequence DNA region includes the following protein-coding sequences:
- the PRODH2 gene encoding hydroxyproline dehydrogenase isoform X2, which encodes MFRAWRVLCSRAGPSAGRWQPLRFDGGAFHLKGTGELARALLVLRLCAWPPLVTHGLALQAWCQRLLGAGLSRVLLRASIYGQFVAGETPAEVRGCVQQLQTLGLRPLLAVPTEEEPDSTVKTGEAWYEGNLNAMLKCVDLSRDLLETPSPTGEILMQLKVTALASTRLCKELTSWIGRPGAPAELSPERLAEAMDSGQELQVSCLNSEQNRHLQASLSRLHRVVQDTPERLKQAAEVAERAGLAFGVKLVRGAYLEQERAGARLRGTEDPTQPHYEATCQSYSRCLELMLSHVARRGPLCHLMVASHNEESVHQATQRMWELGIPSDGPVCFGQLLGMCDHVSLALGQAGYAVYKSIPYGSLEEVIPYLIRRAQENRGVLRGARRERELLGQELRRRLRRGA
- the PRODH2 gene encoding hydroxyproline dehydrogenase isoform X1; this encodes MFRAWRVLCSRAGPSAGRWQPLRFDGGAFHLKGTGELARALLVLRLCAWPPLVTHGLALQAWCQRLLGAGLSRVLLRASIYGQFVAGETPAEVRGCVQQLQTLGLRPLLAVPTEEEPDSTVKTGEAWYEGNLNAMLKCVDLSRDLLETPSPTGEILMQLKVTALASTRLCKELTSWIGRPGAPAELSPERLAEAMDSGQELQVSCLNSEQNRHLQASLSRLHRVVQQARGRRVRLLVDAEYTSLNPALTRLVEALALRWNSPAEGGPWVWNTYQAYLKDTPERLKQAAEVAERAGLAFGVKLVRGAYLEQERAGARLRGTEDPTQPHYEATCQSYSRCLELMLSHVARRGPLCHLMVASHNEESVHQATQRMWELGIPSDGPVCFGQLLGMCDHVSLALGQAGYAVYKSIPYGSLEEVIPYLIRRAQENRGVLRGARRERELLGQELRRRLRRGA